One region of Drosophila teissieri strain GT53w chromosome 2L, Prin_Dtei_1.1, whole genome shotgun sequence genomic DNA includes:
- the LOC122611986 gene encoding RNA-binding protein 39 isoform X2: protein MAEDFDVEAMLEAPYMKNNVSAGSGGRGGRRRSGSSPGGGGHDDDAENGPRNGSGGGSSHKKQSKRSRSRSGSRDGKSRRDRGNERSSNRDKDKERDRNRDGGDRDRDRHRREGGDRDRERERERERDRTRRSRSRDERGGGGGGRYGDRDKDRRDRRGGSKSMQVDRSRDKRRRSRSRDQQRKRLSPIRERKRSHSRSRDGNRRRGTNSPRRRSPANGADRTPPTELSPEERDARTVFCIQLSQRVRARDLEEFFSSVGKVRDVRLITCNKTKRFKGIAYIEFEDPESVALALGLSGQRLLGVPIMVQHTQAEKNRLQNAAPAFQPKSHTGPMRLYVGSLHFNITEDMLRGIFEPFGKIDAIQLIMDTETGRSKGYGFITYHNADDAKKALEQLNGFELAGRLMKVGNVTERLDMNTTSLDTDEMDRTGIDLGATGRLQLMFKLAEGAGLAVPQAAANALLATAPQPAPIQQQEAAPSIATQCFILSNMFDPRTETNPTWDVEIKDDVLEECAKHGGVLHIHVDTISPTGTVYVKCPSTTTAVLAVNALHGRWFAGRVITAAYVPVINYHTMFPDSINVSDLVTSTRKNTDD from the exons ATGGCCGAGGACTTCGATGTGGAGGCGATGCTCGAGGCGCCGTATATGAAAAAC AACGTCAGTGCGGGCAGCGGTGGACGTGGTGGACGCAGgcgcagcggcagcagtccCGGCGGCGGAGGACACGATGATGACGCCGAGAATGGGCCACGGaacggcagcggcggcggaaGCTCACacaaaaagcaaagcaagCGATCCCG GAGTAGAAGCGGCTCACGAGATGGCAAATCTCGACGAGATCGCGGCAACGAACGCAGCAGTAATCGGGACAAGGACAAAGAGCGCGATCGAAACCGCGACGGTGGAGACCGAGACCGCGATCGACACCGCAGGGAAGGCGGCGATCGAGATCGGGAGCGAGAACGTGAGCGCGAACGCGACAGAACTCGTCGCAGTCGATCGCGTGATGAGcgcggtggaggtggaggtggacgCTACGGTGATCGTGACAAGGACCGGCGAGATCGTCGCGGCGGCAGCAAGTCGATGCAAGTCGATCGCTCGCGGGACAAGCGTCGACGTAGTCGGTCCCGCGATCAGCAGCGCAAACGGCTGAGTCCGATCCGTGAACGCAAGCGCAGCCATTCCCGCTCAAGGGACGGAAA TCGCCGTCGGGGAACCAATTCGCCACGACGCCGCTCACCAGCGAATGGAGCTGATCGCACCCCGCCCACCGAGCTGAGTCCCGAGGAGCGGGACGCCCGCACCGTCTTCTGCATTCAGCTGTCGCAGCGAGTGCGAGCACGTGACCTGGAGGAGTTCTTCTCCAGCGTCGGCAAGGTGCGCGACGTACGTCTAATCACGTGCAACAAAACGAAGCGCTTCAAGGGTATTGCCTACATCGAGTTCGAAGATCCTGAGTCCGTGGCACTGGCTCTGGGCCTCTCCGGCCAGCGGCTGCTCGGCGTGCCCATCATGGTGCAGCACACGCAGGCTGAGAAGAATCGTCTGCAGAATGCTGCGCCCGCATTCCAACCGAAGAGTCACACGGGTCCCATGCGCCTCTACGTGGGATCACTGCACTTTAACATTACCGAGGACATGCTGCGGGGCATATTCGAGCCCTTTGGCAAGATCGATGCGATTCAACTAATCATGGATACGGAGACGGGCCGATCCAAGGGCTACGGATTTATCACG TACCACAATGCTGACGATGCCAAAAAGGCTCTGGAACAACTGAACGGCTTTGAACTGGCCGGTCGCCTCATGAAAGTAGGCAATGTGACAGAGCGCCTGGACATGAATACCACCTCGCTGGACACCGACGAGATGGATCGCACGGGCATCGATCTGGGTGCCACGGGACGCCTGCAACTGATGTTCAAGCTAGCGGAAGGAGCCGGTTTGGCAGTGCCCCAGGCAGCTGCCAATGCGCTGCTGGCCACAGCTCCTCAACCGGCGCCGatccagcagcaggaggcggCACCATCAATCGCCACACAGTGCTTCATACTGTCCAATATGTTTGATCCACGGACGGAGACAAATCCCACCTGGGACGTGGAAATCAAGGACGATGTGCTAGAGGAGTGCGCCAAACACGGCGGAGTGCTGCACATCCACGTGGACACCATCTCGCCCACGGGAACCGTCTACGTCAAGTGCCCGAGCACAACGACTGCTGTGCTGGCAGTGAATGCACTGCACGGACGCTGGTTTGCCGGTCGAGTGATCACGGCGGCCTATGTGCCCGTGATCAACTACCACACCATGTTTCCGGACTCCATTAACGTCTCCGATCTGGTGACGTCCACGCGCAAGAACACCGACGATTGA
- the LOC122611986 gene encoding RNA-binding protein 39 isoform X1: protein MAEDFDVEAMLEAPYMKNNVSAGSGGRGGRRRSGSSPGGGGHDDDAENGPRNGSGGGSSHKKQSKRSRSRSGSRDGKSRRDRGNERSSNRDKDKERDRNRDGGDRDRDRHRREGGDRDRERERERERDRTRRSRSRDERGGGGGGRYGDRDKDRRDRRGGSKSMQVDRSRDKRRRSRSRDQQRKRLSPIRERKRSHSRSRDGNSRRRGTNSPRRRSPANGADRTPPTELSPEERDARTVFCIQLSQRVRARDLEEFFSSVGKVRDVRLITCNKTKRFKGIAYIEFEDPESVALALGLSGQRLLGVPIMVQHTQAEKNRLQNAAPAFQPKSHTGPMRLYVGSLHFNITEDMLRGIFEPFGKIDAIQLIMDTETGRSKGYGFITYHNADDAKKALEQLNGFELAGRLMKVGNVTERLDMNTTSLDTDEMDRTGIDLGATGRLQLMFKLAEGAGLAVPQAAANALLATAPQPAPIQQQEAAPSIATQCFILSNMFDPRTETNPTWDVEIKDDVLEECAKHGGVLHIHVDTISPTGTVYVKCPSTTTAVLAVNALHGRWFAGRVITAAYVPVINYHTMFPDSINVSDLVTSTRKNTDD from the exons ATGGCCGAGGACTTCGATGTGGAGGCGATGCTCGAGGCGCCGTATATGAAAAAC AACGTCAGTGCGGGCAGCGGTGGACGTGGTGGACGCAGgcgcagcggcagcagtccCGGCGGCGGAGGACACGATGATGACGCCGAGAATGGGCCACGGaacggcagcggcggcggaaGCTCACacaaaaagcaaagcaagCGATCCCG GAGTAGAAGCGGCTCACGAGATGGCAAATCTCGACGAGATCGCGGCAACGAACGCAGCAGTAATCGGGACAAGGACAAAGAGCGCGATCGAAACCGCGACGGTGGAGACCGAGACCGCGATCGACACCGCAGGGAAGGCGGCGATCGAGATCGGGAGCGAGAACGTGAGCGCGAACGCGACAGAACTCGTCGCAGTCGATCGCGTGATGAGcgcggtggaggtggaggtggacgCTACGGTGATCGTGACAAGGACCGGCGAGATCGTCGCGGCGGCAGCAAGTCGATGCAAGTCGATCGCTCGCGGGACAAGCGTCGACGTAGTCGGTCCCGCGATCAGCAGCGCAAACGGCTGAGTCCGATCCGTGAACGCAAGCGCAGCCATTCCCGCTCAAGGGACGGAAA CAGTCGCCGTCGGGGAACCAATTCGCCACGACGCCGCTCACCAGCGAATGGAGCTGATCGCACCCCGCCCACCGAGCTGAGTCCCGAGGAGCGGGACGCCCGCACCGTCTTCTGCATTCAGCTGTCGCAGCGAGTGCGAGCACGTGACCTGGAGGAGTTCTTCTCCAGCGTCGGCAAGGTGCGCGACGTACGTCTAATCACGTGCAACAAAACGAAGCGCTTCAAGGGTATTGCCTACATCGAGTTCGAAGATCCTGAGTCCGTGGCACTGGCTCTGGGCCTCTCCGGCCAGCGGCTGCTCGGCGTGCCCATCATGGTGCAGCACACGCAGGCTGAGAAGAATCGTCTGCAGAATGCTGCGCCCGCATTCCAACCGAAGAGTCACACGGGTCCCATGCGCCTCTACGTGGGATCACTGCACTTTAACATTACCGAGGACATGCTGCGGGGCATATTCGAGCCCTTTGGCAAGATCGATGCGATTCAACTAATCATGGATACGGAGACGGGCCGATCCAAGGGCTACGGATTTATCACG TACCACAATGCTGACGATGCCAAAAAGGCTCTGGAACAACTGAACGGCTTTGAACTGGCCGGTCGCCTCATGAAAGTAGGCAATGTGACAGAGCGCCTGGACATGAATACCACCTCGCTGGACACCGACGAGATGGATCGCACGGGCATCGATCTGGGTGCCACGGGACGCCTGCAACTGATGTTCAAGCTAGCGGAAGGAGCCGGTTTGGCAGTGCCCCAGGCAGCTGCCAATGCGCTGCTGGCCACAGCTCCTCAACCGGCGCCGatccagcagcaggaggcggCACCATCAATCGCCACACAGTGCTTCATACTGTCCAATATGTTTGATCCACGGACGGAGACAAATCCCACCTGGGACGTGGAAATCAAGGACGATGTGCTAGAGGAGTGCGCCAAACACGGCGGAGTGCTGCACATCCACGTGGACACCATCTCGCCCACGGGAACCGTCTACGTCAAGTGCCCGAGCACAACGACTGCTGTGCTGGCAGTGAATGCACTGCACGGACGCTGGTTTGCCGGTCGAGTGATCACGGCGGCCTATGTGCCCGTGATCAACTACCACACCATGTTTCCGGACTCCATTAACGTCTCCGATCTGGTGACGTCCACGCGCAAGAACACCGACGATTGA
- the LOC122619805 gene encoding ras-related protein Rab-30 — translation MEDYKFLFKIVLVGNAGVGKTCLVRRFTQGLFPPGQGATIGVDFMIKTVEVEGEKIKLQIWDTAGQERFRSITQSYYRSAHALILVYDISCQPTFDCLPDWLREIQEYANSKVLKILVGNKTDRDDREIPTQIGEEFAKQHDMYFLETSAKEAENVERLFYEIAAELIGQARSKDGSSSAAAAAAQRQSEGSSIGLGSFSAKAAQSNCCGGLASGGSNSSQAG, via the coding sequence ATGGAGGACTACAAGTTCCTGTTCAAAATCGTCCTCGTGGGCAATGCTGGTGTTGGAAAAACCTGCCTAGTGCGCCGCTTTACTCAGGGCCTGTTTCCACCTGGCCAGGGTGCTACCATTGGCGTGGACTTCATGATTAAGAcggtggaggtggagggcGAGAAGATCAAGCTACAAATCTGGGACACCGCCGGCCAGGAGCGGTTCCGATCCATTACGCAAAGCTACTATCGATCGGCTCACGCCTTGATCCTGGTGTACGACATCAGCTGCCAGCCCACATTCGACTGCCTACCAGACTGGCTGCGCGAGATCCAGGAATACGCCAACTCCAAGGTACTCAAAATTCTGGTGGGTAACAAGACGGACAGGGATGATCGAGAGATACCCACCCAGATTGGCGAAGAGTTCGCCAAACAGCATGATATGTACTTCTTGGAGACGTCCGCCAAGGAGGCGGAGAATGTCGAGCGGCTGTTCTATGAAATTGCTGCCGAATTGATTGGACAGGCTAGAAGCAAGGATGGCAGTAGTTCGGCTGCCGCGGCGGCCGCCCAACGCCAGTCGGAAGGCAGCTCCATCGGCCTGGGGAGCTTCAGTGCCAAGGCAGCGCAGAGCAATTGCTGTGGCGGACTCGCCAGCGGCGGCTCCAACTCTAGTCAAGCGGGCTGA